The Cicer arietinum cultivar CDC Frontier isolate Library 1 chromosome 1, Cicar.CDCFrontier_v2.0, whole genome shotgun sequence genome contains the following window.
GACATGACATATTTCCACCtttatattctttttgtttcaaaatgatTACTgcatttaatcattttacataaattaaaaaatataataaaaaaaatagaaaaataattttaccaaattatttttataaatcattgattgattttaattataataattataaaatagacataataattaatcaaaagcaataactatttaaaaaaaattagtataaataaaacaattattagAAAAGGCTAGTGTAATAAAGAACATAGGGAGTACGCATAATTGGGTCACAGTAGTTATAATAAATGAATGTATTTAATGAAGCCCAACTAGACCCATTTCTTTGACTATGCCTCTCTCTAGTCTGCACCCTTCATGATTACGAGTGACTGCTGCTGAGGTTGAAGTCTTCAAGAACGAAATCATTAAAAAGTAAGATTGATCAATGTGTTTGAAAGTCTCTTCGTTTTACTGAAAAAGTTGCCTTCAACTACGGCCTTCGCCTCCTCATCCCATGACCATTAGGTCACACCCTACCTAACTTTCATTATTcaccttttttattttccacCAATAATAATATACTCTCTTTTTATCACAATTAtaaaaacacaaatacaaaatcattaataatactaaaaaacacaaattaaaaaacattcataataccaattataatattatttttataaatatatatttggtagaaaaatataagatattaaatattttgattaatatttaaaagaaaaatactagAGAATATGATAACATATTCGCACCAAACACAAATTGGTGTAACATTTGAATTACTACCCATTCCTCGACAAATTCATTACCAATTAAAGACTCGCCTTTTATTTCATTAAAGAAAATGACTTGCCTTTTAAACATGTCtctaaaattgtatatattgaAGTTGATTCTTTTAAAGTgaaaatttatcttaaaaaataaaataagtaattaattattgataacaatcaaataaataattattattttatatatttatataatcaattacaaattattataatatcaactatTAACCTATTTAGTTTTGAAGACTTATTCAtcataatctaaaattttatatttattatagcAATATTTACAAAACATATTCTCTCTTACCGTTTGTTGATGTACTCttattataataaatgtaaaataattattttttagaatttgaaaataatattaaattatattaattaaaaggtataataaaaagttaactaaaatttaaattaaaataaaaaatgataattttttaggACTTTTGCAAATGTCACCATTATTTTAGATTAGagaaaatatactttaaaataaaatatgagaattaaTTAATGACACAATTTATATCACAAACCAGTATGATGATCgtttccttttcttttcaataTCTATCTTAACAAAAAGAGGAAATTAGCAAAGaaattcaaaatagaaaaatcaaaatatcagAAATTCTATAGCAACTCCCAAATGAAGAAAAtaagggagaaaaaaaaaaactctatcaGCCTCTCAGAAAATTCCCTATATACAAAATGAAATCAATTTCCAAGACTAttgaatgaataaaataaaattcaattcaattcaagaTGGTGTTGATGAATTCTTGGTTTGCCAAAAGGAAATCCAATATTATTATTGGATTTTGAGGTTGAATCATCACTAGTTTTGATTGTGGCACTTGTAGTGACAGAGGAAGTGGCAGTGGAATTTGTAGCAACACGCTCACAAGAAGGACACATAGTCAAAGTAGTTGCTGGTAATTGCATGTTAAATGGATTTGAAGTTTTTAAAGCTCTTAATTCTTGAAGCTCTTTGTGTAGTCTTCTATTTTCTTCTGTTAATGTCTCACAGCATCTCTTTAAATATTCACAGTCTACTTCTGTTTGCTTCAGTTTAGTCCTGcatcaacacataacacataAATTTATAGGACTATTaagtttcaaaaataaaagtttgtgAGTGCAATATAACTACCACATTAAGATTTTTGATGTATCTCAAACATATAGTCTCTGTTCGATAAAATTTGCTTATATCTGATAGCTTATAGTTAACTAATATCCGTTaagttaattgaaaataaaattagcgatttaattagatttaattagtttaaaatataaaataatataactatttattctgaataaaaaataaattttatcaattaatatttaaaataatttataaatagttatttaaatttttttaataatttaaaattgaccaatatgatatattatttatttattttaaattataataaattaatgataaaaggtaaaaaaatattttagatataataataaagattaaatcagaagaaaaaaatgataaattataaactcATAAATTACTTGAATTAACTCAGAAAAACGGTATAAGCTCATAAATAACTATTACCAAAAATAACTTAAAGCTTATAAGTTTTAACATTGCAAAACACAGTCTTACACTATTGGTCCCTAATTATAAAAACATGATTTCacttttcctttatttttagtGGATCATGCTAacaaatattcttaaaaaaatttaaaaattttgcattcaaaacaacaaatttaaagcttttaaaattttaaaaacacaacTTCTAATAcattttcattataaaattactatttttaattacttaGCAAGTACTTCGAGGAcacttattaatattttcttttcaaatgcATTAAGAATTTCTATATAAAAATAcctctaaattattaaatatgtaaaaataactttttttctaacaaatttattattaaaacaacTTTTGTTAATATCCAAAAATTGTGTTCgaaagtttttattatataataaagaaGAAGTTGAGCATCATGCAACTATTTTGGGTGTTGTTGTATTACGATATTTATGTTATTTCCTAGATAAAACTTCTTTTGAAGGGATTATGGTGGTTTTAGGATAAGATGGAATGAATACATTGGCCTCACATTGTATGGTGTATAatttactataaatttttttttaatttttctagaTAAATATTACTAcattatctattaaaattaattaaattaaaaatttgaatatatttatctattcaattttaactctaataatcaaataaataattttcataattgaaattttaattttaactttaattttaattaaaacatgacaaaaaacatcattaaatttgattaaattcgttaatagataatataatatttaactattaatgatttaatttgataatactaaaatattaataattaaaatatgataattccaaatttgatattattaggggTGGAGGAGTATCGCTTATCCTCCTTGtcaaatttttttactaaaaaatatgcTGCTGTTGATAAAGTTTTATCAATTATTCCCTCTAGTCTTatataataagataaataaGGTAGAGAGTATATATTTTATGACTCATGGACaagtaaaaaagtaattaaaacaaaaacttgATAATAAAGAATATGCAAAAATAGCAAAGTGTGCTACACAAGATATATGTACCTTGCTCTTCTGTTTTGGAACCAAACTTCTACTTGACGAGGGCTAAGATTGAGTGATTTTGCAAGGGCCAGTTTTTGTTTCTACACCACAATTGTGTCCCACTATtaacaaaatatcaaaaaccaaaacacAAAGACAAAACAAACAAATGGGCCCAAGGAAAGTTTCTCATGAAATATATTCATCTTATTATCacaaaataatgtaaaatatttatgcttaaaaataaattttaaaataaacattgaATATGCTTCTTAAACTAGTACACCTACTTTCCCATATTTAATCcttgaaatatataattgtaGCCTATTTTGAATTACTATAgaactataattaatttataacctATTTCAAATTACTCTAGAAGTATCATTGTCCTGATCTTCTATTTCAAATTAAGACTTGTTATTATATTCTATATTCTTTTTCTACAATTCAATCATCAAATTGAAGGCAAAAATAGTTTAGAAACTAAATTGGATGTTTACtcttaatttaaataatcataaaaaaaaaaataaaaacaaaaaacactaatttgaagATCACATGAGGGAAAAAAACACACATACAGGGTTAAGAGTGTTGTGTTCTTTGAAACTCTCTTCAAGAAAAGCAGATTGATCCTTAGAGAGTCGAAGCTTCTTCCTTGTGTTTCCACCACCACagttatcatcatcatcactcACTCTTGAACAATTCCTTTGATAATAACCTTCACCATCTGAAAACTCTCTCTTGTTCCCACCTGAACCACTCAAACTccctccaccaccaccaccactgTATATACACAGATCCATCTGAAAAGAAGATGCTGCGCTATTAGGTGATGATGAAAGCGCCGCCTCATCTTCCGCCACAACCACCGCCAGTGGAACCACGTTCACGTCTAAGCCCCTTGAAGAACCCCCAAACTCAGTTGATACCAATAAACTACCCActacaacaacaataaaaaaatcatataaattatcaatttcATCATGACCCTTTATCACAATATAAGAGAAAAACGAGAGGAGATgaaaaagataacatttttgCAACTTTATATGAAATGGGTCGTTACCATTTTCAGAAGGAGAGTGCCATGGGAAAGAGAGTGGAGGAAGAAGATCAAGTTGATTTAGTACAGGGTTAGGATTTTCAGTACTGTTACTGTTGTTGTTTGTTTTAGtcttaatttgttgttgttgatctGTTTGTGTAGTGATGACTGGACCAATTGATAAAGTGGTGTTGAAGCCTAAGCCAAGTTCATTGGAAGCTTCACGATGTTGGTTTTCCATGAAGCCAATTAGAGGCTTTGAAGAGTCTCCTAAGCTTAAATCAAGCTCCATGATCTCTTTCTCTAAATCTGCATAGgcaagaaagaagaaagaagagagAGAGGGAATGTAGAATGTAAGTGGGGAAAGGGATTTGTAGGTTGGACTAATAAATGAAGAGGAAAGGGGTGAAAGAGAAGAGtctttataatcatagattgaTAAGAGAGAGAAACAAAAAGTCCAACGTGATCATAGGGAGACCAAAATGGtcacttttttaaaaacattaaaaaattaaaaaatgctaTATGTGTGgtgatggttttttttttcctgcttatttttaatgataaaaaagtAGGAAACCACTCAAACGAAAATTAAGACCGTATAGGAAAAGCAATGAGAAAgccattctaaaaaaaaaaacatctctaCAAAATCTCTCTCTAAATTTATCTCTGGTTAgaaatctttttaaattttcaaatcatttatttattaatatattttaaattaatttatattttttttacaataaataataaatacggtgataaatattatttaatttttttaaaaaaaatgtaaaatcaacttttaatttaatatattcaaatgaaattgtTAATAATTACTGTAGTTTTggagtaaaatattttaagatataaatgtaCAATAGTCTTGTAAATACCAATAGGTATATAGATATTTGATatgttaaaatgtaaatttaaatataattaatgtctttaaattttgtcattagacaaatatatatatatatttttttaaaaaaatttgtgatattagttaaataattttacaccaaaattataatgatattatttaaaattataatgatattagttaaatatttattcttttgaACAAATTGAGAAGATCTTTATTTTCTAAGAAATGTCTTTAGTCTTAAGTCAAAAAGTCAAATTAAAGAGATAAGTTTGTATGAAAAATGatgttcttttctttttcaaaataattgactcatttataaaaaataatttattttaaaataatttaatttttcaattgtattatttttaatataatattttttattatacatttataatattaataatatattaatatttaataaaagtaatttaataaatatatcattctatccttttcatttatttactatttttttaatatatgtgaaataaTTACATTACTTAATTATTATAGAACATATAAAGCATTTATTACATTGAGAAGTGTTTAACTTGAAATTATAAGCTattgaaaaaaaacttaaattttttaaaaaactttattttattgaaatatttaacaaaTGTCTTTAGAGAAGTGGTTAACAATGTAGAAAGAGTCTTATTGACATTTAAACACATGTTAAggaatttaaaattagaaattttatACCAAAAAGAACAGTTTTTAAACCAttgaaaaactaaatatatagatttcaaaacattatttttatatttaattctctAACATATACTCTATTAGTCTCATTTCAAATGTCTTATTTGTATTATGTataatacttaaaataattattagttgaattaatttcaataataaaataaattacatttactcaaatacttttattaattagagttaataaaaaaattaataaatagagatacaataaattaaaatatattatttaaaaaaataattaatacaataatgatattataaaactataaataatttgatacataaaaaattagcaaataaaacaattatttgagacgaaaaaatatttttaaaatcaaagagAAGGAAGGAATATCATTTTCACCGTATTATCATTATTAAAGGTTAATATATTAACAATAccgtaaatttataataaaatatattatattaaaaaataaattataaattaaaatgatgaattaattattttacaatcgATAATTTAGGTACAGAGAGATTTATAGTTTTagtaacaatatttaaaaaaattgtaaaaagaaGATGGTATTTGACCGACAAAGGTTAAGAAGGTTGACAAACACACGTGAAAGGCTATTTTTATTGTGGATATAGATACTCATGCTACTAGCATTAGATAGCATCGGCGAAGATTTAGTATCGACAACATTATTCCTCAAAAGAATTATGCTTGGCGCGTGACAATCATACCGGTAACAGGTTAGGTTGGAATTTGAGACTACATTTTtcttaatcaaattaattttctctttcttttttaattatatgttttatttttctcgggtttttttattataatatccctttttttttttaatatcaatctacccactttgaaattaatatacCAATCTGCTCTACTTTTTTCTTCAGATGCAAGTCGCATT
Protein-coding sequences here:
- the LOC101506796 gene encoding homeobox-leucine zipper protein HAT14-like — protein: MELDLSLGDSSKPLIGFMENQHREASNELGLGFNTTLSIGPVITTQTDQQQQIKTKTNNNSNSTENPNPVLNQLDLLPPLSFPWHSPSENVGSLLVSTEFGGSSRGLDVNVVPLAVVVAEDEAALSSSPNSAASSFQMDLCIYSGGGGGGSLSGSGGNKREFSDGEGYYQRNCSRVSDDDDNCGGGNTRKKLRLSKDQSAFLEESFKEHNTLNPKQKLALAKSLNLSPRQVEVWFQNRRARTKLKQTEVDCEYLKRCCETLTEENRRLHKELQELRALKTSNPFNMQLPATTLTMCPSCERVATNSTATSSVTTSATIKTSDDSTSKSNNNIGFPFGKPRIHQHHLELN